The sequence below is a genomic window from Calypte anna isolate BGI_N300 chromosome 4A, bCalAnn1_v1.p, whole genome shotgun sequence.
CGTGCCCAGAGGCcactggggaggagggagctggtggggaaggggatggcAAGTCTGGGGCTCGGCAAGTGTGGCCCCACTGCCCACTCCCAGCTTGGGCAATGATGCTGGGCCCTCTCCACAGTGCCTGGCCCCATAGCCCTGCCCCAGGAGGAGATGGCCACGGAGAAGCCAGTGACTCCCACCgaggagcagctggagattCTGGAATACAACTTCTGCAAGGTGAACAAGCATCCTGACCCCACCACGCTGTGCCTCATTGCAGCTGAGACTGGGCTCTCTGAGGAGCAGACCCTGGTAAGTGTGCTCCTCTGCCCTGTTCCCCCTGCACCCCACACACTCCCCCCACATTTCCTGCCTGTCCTGTCCCTCTCTCTCTGCCATACCCCTGCTCCCTtccatctcaccacaggctcCCTCTTGCACCCCCCCTCATGCTCACCCCGCACCCCTCTGTGCCCCATATGCTCCCTCCTTGCACCTCCTGCCCCACTCTGCACCCCTCATACTCCTCACTGTGTACCTCACACTGCACCCACACATCTCCTCTGCACCTCTGCGCCCCCAACCCCATGCTGCACCACAGAGCTCCACACCACCACACCTCCCTGCACCCCACATCCTTCCTGCTCCCCACGCCCCTACACTCCCAACCCCCCCTCATCCCACAGTCCTGTGCCCCATGCAGATCCTTGTGCCTCTCCACCCCTTTCCCAGGAGCCCCATACCCATCCTGGGCTTGGAGACCAAGCACAGAACAAGGGCACACCCCATGGAGCACAGGCTGGCTGGGGGGCTCTGAATATACAACAGTGCCTGCTGCCCTTTCCTTCCAAACCTTTTTCTGATTACCTCAGGTGCCCAAAACACCACTGGCTTTGTAGTCTGAAGAAACTACAGTCATTTTGAAACAGGTGGAGGATGGTTGAAACTCCTGCAGATGTGCTGTGGGTGGGACATCACTCCTGCTCATTACAATGAGCTAATTTAGCATCCCTAAGCCCAGATGTCAGGCCAATCTGTCAGGGTCTCTAGGAGACATAGAAGCCCCCAGGTCCCTTCACAGGGACAGGTTGCCACTGTCTGAGGCTTCCACTGAGCCCTGTGCTCCATTTGGCTACCACCAGGTTACCTCAGGCTTCAAAAGCGAACAGTTTCTTCCCAGTTCCTCAGGT
It includes:
- the HOPX gene encoding homeodomain-only protein, with amino-acid sequence MATEKPVTPTEEQLEILEYNFCKVNKHPDPTTLCLIAAETGLSEEQTLKWFKQRLAEWRKSEGLPSESGSVRD